From Pontibacter actiniarum, a single genomic window includes:
- a CDS encoding PLP-dependent transferase, with product MEDSKVLNYIEEVLENMPADWLRLTTHRLDIYNEQLAKTQFLEQFEALFEARNAETAALSALPTAFDYIRLGHPLSSILEWAIASLHNLKPENVISFSSRTMPVLAVLRKNLLTHKNTQIVYTGELPDFFDAEVLERVYGYKFDLKRVEKAEDVTAFDGSTVFFSQEAEVGQATLTPQIDFYVSVHGDLGSVLLVNGEKNNGYVSEIQHVRRRESIAMTPANSFAALQQLIGKPFSGKEQRDAAANKAKVLDLLKSITGTNANALVGSSGLSMQYAIMMGLVHEALEKHTGKAIKFVVPPNCYGGTNDQARRIAAILDNVEVVDLLVDRENNMVQSIDTVLEKIASQDAVPYIIAEIPTNPRVEVPDLEKLREALSKTRKTATGSVAVDPVFILDQTFCPNVQFVGKDGILSSIRSISYASGSKFPSGGKATAGYCVANSKAEALLEKIDKHLRLCDNEATDLQMEILAEQLPSMNQRIEAAYRNTREFVNFIKDTLPEAKINFVSEELAEQGFTPSVFSLDLPTKGNTAEEREAYKRELNNKLINMMITEIPNESKYCVSYGQLKGCYWTIPATSTQGTTKEADKDYIARVSLSPDLDLELHKKVFADFVEQI from the coding sequence ATGGAAGACAGTAAAGTGCTGAACTATATTGAAGAGGTATTAGAAAACATGCCAGCCGACTGGTTGAGGCTAACAACCCATCGGCTGGATATTTACAACGAGCAACTAGCCAAAACCCAATTCTTGGAGCAGTTTGAAGCTTTGTTTGAAGCACGCAATGCGGAAACAGCAGCGCTCAGTGCGTTACCCACTGCTTTCGACTATATCCGCTTAGGCCATCCGTTGTCTTCAATCCTGGAGTGGGCAATTGCCAGCCTGCACAACCTGAAGCCGGAAAATGTCATCAGCTTTTCCTCCCGGACGATGCCTGTTTTAGCCGTTCTCAGGAAAAACCTGCTTACGCATAAGAACACCCAAATTGTTTATACTGGTGAGCTGCCGGACTTTTTCGATGCTGAGGTACTGGAGCGTGTGTATGGGTACAAATTCGACTTAAAGCGGGTTGAGAAAGCAGAAGATGTTACTGCGTTTGACGGCAGCACCGTTTTCTTCTCACAAGAGGCTGAAGTAGGGCAGGCTACCCTCACCCCACAAATTGATTTCTATGTAAGTGTGCACGGTGACCTTGGAAGTGTTTTGTTGGTAAACGGAGAAAAGAACAATGGTTACGTGTCAGAAATCCAGCATGTAAGAAGGAGGGAAAGTATAGCCATGACGCCGGCCAATAGTTTCGCTGCCTTACAGCAACTGATCGGGAAACCTTTTTCCGGTAAGGAGCAACGTGATGCCGCGGCGAACAAGGCAAAGGTGCTAGACCTACTCAAAAGCATTACCGGCACAAATGCTAACGCTTTAGTTGGTTCTTCGGGGTTGTCTATGCAGTATGCGATCATGATGGGCCTTGTTCACGAGGCGCTGGAAAAGCACACCGGAAAAGCCATCAAGTTTGTTGTTCCGCCAAACTGCTATGGCGGCACAAACGACCAGGCAAGGCGCATAGCCGCTATTCTGGATAATGTGGAAGTGGTGGACCTCCTCGTAGATAGGGAGAATAACATGGTGCAAAGTATAGACACCGTGCTGGAGAAAATTGCCAGCCAGGATGCTGTGCCTTACATTATTGCTGAAATTCCAACCAACCCAAGAGTAGAGGTTCCGGACCTTGAAAAGTTAAGGGAGGCGCTGAGCAAAACGCGTAAGACGGCAACCGGAAGTGTTGCTGTTGACCCGGTATTTATACTTGACCAAACGTTCTGCCCAAATGTGCAGTTTGTTGGTAAAGACGGAATCCTCTCCTCAATCAGAAGCATTTCATACGCCAGCGGATCCAAGTTCCCAAGTGGCGGAAAAGCTACTGCTGGTTACTGTGTCGCAAACAGCAAAGCCGAAGCTTTGCTGGAGAAAATAGACAAGCACCTGAGGCTTTGCGATAACGAAGCGACCGACCTCCAGATGGAAATACTGGCAGAACAGCTGCCTTCTATGAACCAGCGCATTGAGGCTGCCTACAGGAATACGCGCGAGTTTGTAAACTTCATTAAGGATACCTTACCGGAGGCGAAGATCAATTTCGTTTCTGAAGAATTGGCAGAACAAGGGTTTACGCCATCGGTGTTTTCGCTGGATTTGCCTACAAAGGGAAACACAGCTGAGGAAAGGGAAGCCTACAAGCGGGAGCTCAATAATAAGTTGATCAACATGATGATCACTGAAATCCCTAATGAAAGCAAATACTGTGTGAGCTACGGCCAGCTAAAAGGGTGCTACTGGACCATACCTGCCACCTCCACGCAAGGCACCACCAAAGAAGCCGACAAAGACTATATCGCCCGGGTATCTCTGTCCCCGGACTTAGATCTTGAGCTTCATAAAAAAGTGTTTGCAGATTTTGTAGAGCAGATTTAA
- a CDS encoding REP-associated tyrosine transposase, translating to MSRKYKIRDQRKLYFVSFSVVYWIDVFGREEYRQVLLDSLNYCTRQKGLEVYAYCIMTNHVHLIVGSQQEPLQNILRDFKSYTSTQLRKAIQDNPQESRKDWMLWLMQRAGKKNGNNNDYQFWQQHNHPIELNTNFLLQQKLDYIHQNPVKAGFVSLPEAYTYSSATAYAGEPSLLDIMLIV from the coding sequence ATGAGCAGGAAGTATAAAATCAGGGACCAGCGCAAATTATACTTTGTCAGTTTTTCGGTAGTATACTGGATCGACGTGTTCGGTCGGGAAGAGTACAGGCAGGTGCTACTCGATAGCCTTAACTACTGCACTAGGCAGAAGGGCCTGGAAGTGTACGCCTACTGTATCATGACAAACCACGTGCACCTGATCGTCGGTAGCCAGCAGGAGCCGCTCCAAAACATCCTGCGCGACTTTAAAAGCTATACTTCCACCCAACTCAGAAAGGCCATACAGGATAACCCGCAGGAGAGCCGCAAAGATTGGATGCTCTGGCTGATGCAACGGGCCGGGAAGAAGAACGGCAACAACAACGATTATCAGTTCTGGCAGCAGCACAACCACCCCATCGAGCTTAACACGAACTTTCTGCTGCAGCAGAAGCTGGACTATATCCACCAGAATCCGGTAAAGGCAGGGTTTGTCAGCCTCCCCGAGGCGTATACTTACAGCAGCGCCACTGCCTATGCAGGAGAACCCAGCCTGCTGGATATTATGCTGATTGTGTAA
- a CDS encoding DUF6932 family protein, which translates to MPPIPSFDHNRVLPPYQGNHPTSSSQVSPYDCTIIELCNRFATSKERIAILEGFISFREKMTLEDIILGYQWLDGSFLEDIETLEKRPPKDIDVVTFYAGQLEKTPGIVIDVNKNITSNFIEFAMPSKAKVKYKVDNQPVDIATDPFRVIEATRFWIQLFTHRRNQIWKGILRIPINTPIEDQQALQYLNSQKGII; encoded by the coding sequence ATGCCTCCAATTCCTTCTTTTGATCATAATAGAGTTCTTCCTCCATACCAAGGGAATCACCCAACCTCCTCTTCTCAAGTTTCTCCATATGATTGTACTATAATTGAGCTTTGCAATAGATTTGCTACTTCAAAAGAACGTATAGCAATATTAGAAGGCTTTATTTCTTTTCGTGAGAAAATGACTTTGGAAGATATAATTCTTGGCTATCAGTGGCTTGATGGAAGCTTTTTAGAAGATATTGAGACACTAGAGAAACGACCACCAAAAGATATTGATGTTGTTACATTTTATGCTGGACAACTAGAAAAAACACCTGGCATAGTGATTGACGTGAATAAAAATATAACATCAAATTTTATCGAATTTGCAATGCCAAGTAAGGCAAAAGTAAAATATAAAGTAGATAATCAACCAGTTGATATCGCAACCGACCCGTTCCGTGTAATTGAAGCTACAAGATTTTGGATTCAGCTATTTACACACAGAAGAAATCAAATTTGGAAAGGGATTTTACGTATACCCATAAATACACCTATTGAGGATCAACAAGCGTTACAATACTTAAACTCACAGAAGGGGATTATATGA
- the hscB gene encoding Fe-S protein assembly co-chaperone HscB: MSNYFEFYNIPESFLLDEKALKNTYYKLSREYHPDFFANEPQEKQQEILQLSTQNTNAYRTLSDPDLRMQYILKEHGLLEEGGKNELPSDFLMEMMELNEELMELEFDFDADKLHEIGQKSSGVMAQLDNDVLPVLQRYPELHGVTKEEALQEVKTYYLKKKYLLRIQESLSKFASRS, translated from the coding sequence ATGAGCAACTACTTCGAATTCTATAATATACCCGAGAGCTTTCTGTTGGATGAGAAGGCCCTGAAGAACACCTACTATAAACTGAGCCGCGAGTACCACCCGGACTTTTTTGCCAACGAGCCGCAGGAAAAGCAGCAGGAGATTCTGCAGCTCAGCACCCAGAACACCAACGCTTACCGCACCCTCTCCGACCCGGACCTGCGCATGCAGTACATCCTGAAGGAGCACGGGCTGCTGGAGGAAGGCGGTAAAAACGAACTGCCTTCTGACTTCCTGATGGAGATGATGGAGCTGAACGAGGAGCTGATGGAGCTGGAGTTTGACTTTGATGCCGACAAACTGCACGAAATCGGGCAGAAAAGCAGCGGCGTAATGGCGCAGCTAGACAATGACGTACTGCCTGTTTTGCAGCGATATCCTGAGCTTCATGGCGTTACCAAGGAGGAGGCCCTGCAGGAGGTAAAAACTTACTACCTGAAGAAGAAATACCTGTTGCGCATTCAAGAAAGTTTATCTAAGTTTGCATCGCGTTCCTGA
- a CDS encoding LuxR C-terminal-related transcriptional regulator: MPATKVLVADANLLIRKGIVALLQQQEGLQVIAEAESEDELLQLVQQHEPDVVVLDCNQPGLLELARLATLKGLVTNTHLLVITDDCGKDTVLEALKAGATGYVLKVCGEQEIVSAVLATARGERFMCSQVLDAVFKEDSTPEAEHPLTPREIEIIQLIAEGNSTLQIADTLFLSHHTINSHRKNILRKLGIKSPAELIVKALDLGIVKPHR; encoded by the coding sequence ATGCCCGCAACTAAAGTGCTTGTAGCCGATGCCAACCTGCTGATCAGGAAAGGAATTGTTGCGCTCTTACAGCAGCAGGAAGGGCTACAGGTAATCGCCGAGGCCGAGAGCGAGGATGAACTGCTGCAGCTGGTGCAGCAGCACGAGCCAGACGTGGTGGTGCTGGACTGTAACCAGCCCGGCCTGCTGGAGCTTGCAAGGCTTGCCACGCTAAAAGGCCTGGTTACGAATACCCATCTGCTGGTGATCACCGACGATTGCGGAAAGGATACCGTGCTGGAGGCGCTCAAGGCCGGCGCGACAGGCTACGTCCTGAAAGTATGCGGCGAGCAGGAGATTGTGAGCGCCGTGCTGGCTACGGCACGGGGCGAGCGCTTTATGTGCAGCCAGGTGCTGGATGCCGTGTTTAAGGAGGACAGCACACCGGAGGCCGAGCACCCGCTCACCCCCCGCGAAATCGAGATCATCCAGCTTATTGCCGAGGGTAACTCCACGCTGCAGATTGCCGACACGCTCTTCCTGAGCCACCACACGATTAACTCTCACCGTAAGAATATTCTACGCAAACTGGGCATAAAGTCGCCCGCAGAGCTTATCGTGAAGGCCCTGGACCTGGGCATTGTAAAACCCCACCGTTAA
- a CDS encoding putative quinol monooxygenase, producing MIVRIVRMTFKEEKTAEFLEIFRNSKARIRAFEGCQHVELLQDLHQPNVYSTYSLWDSEDHLNRYRGSELFGQVWPATKTLFADKPQAWSLQQVEA from the coding sequence ATGATCGTTCGCATCGTCAGGATGACGTTTAAAGAAGAGAAAACAGCGGAGTTTCTGGAGATCTTCCGCAACTCCAAAGCCAGAATCCGCGCCTTTGAGGGCTGCCAGCATGTAGAGCTGCTGCAGGACCTGCACCAGCCCAACGTGTACAGCACCTACAGCCTGTGGGACTCAGAAGACCACCTGAACAGGTACCGCGGCTCCGAGCTGTTCGGGCAAGTATGGCCCGCCACCAAAACGCTTTTCGCCGATAAGCCGCAGGCCTGGTCGTTACAGCAGGTGGAGGCCTAA
- a CDS encoding SAM hydrolase/SAM-dependent halogenase family protein codes for MAVITFLSDFGYSDHYVAAVKAKILSLDPQVPVVDITHAVEPYNIAQAEYVFGAVFRDFPEGTVHLIAVDTLGCKYGKYHAAKHKGHYFLLPDNGLLALLTEGRPEQVVELKAENPLMPFPAKDLLAPAAVFLAKGGDLEVLGERTSDFRHLFNRQLRLGDHSVTGHVIHVDRYGNLITDITRDSVETIAHGRTFTIHFGRETVGRIFPNYSQVDDGDCCCTYNSQGLLCIGINKGHAAELLGLGFDSQVDVRFYPGS; via the coding sequence ATGGCTGTAATTACGTTTCTCTCTGATTTTGGATATAGCGACCACTACGTGGCTGCTGTAAAAGCCAAAATTCTCTCGCTAGACCCGCAGGTGCCTGTCGTAGATATCACGCATGCCGTGGAGCCCTACAACATCGCACAGGCGGAGTATGTTTTCGGCGCCGTGTTCCGTGATTTTCCGGAAGGCACCGTGCACCTGATTGCCGTAGACACCCTCGGCTGTAAATATGGCAAATATCATGCTGCAAAGCACAAGGGGCACTACTTTTTACTCCCCGACAACGGCCTGCTCGCCCTCCTCACAGAAGGACGGCCGGAGCAGGTAGTGGAGCTGAAGGCGGAGAACCCGTTGATGCCGTTCCCGGCCAAGGACCTGCTGGCCCCTGCCGCCGTGTTCCTGGCCAAGGGCGGCGACCTGGAGGTGCTGGGCGAGCGCACCAGCGACTTCCGCCATCTGTTTAACCGCCAGCTGCGCCTCGGCGACCACTCCGTTACCGGCCACGTGATCCATGTAGACCGCTACGGCAACCTGATCACCGACATTACCCGCGACAGCGTGGAAACCATTGCCCACGGCCGCACCTTCACCATCCACTTCGGCCGCGAAACCGTTGGCCGCATCTTCCCGAACTACAGCCAGGTAGACGACGGCGACTGCTGCTGCACCTACAACAGCCAGGGCCTGCTGTGCATCGGCATCAACAAAGGCCACGCGGCCGAGCTCCTGGGCCTGGGCTTCGACTCGCAGGTGGACGTGCGCTTTTACCCGGGCAGCTGA
- a CDS encoding PhoH family protein: protein MVEKVITLENISLIDFLGTENQNIKQLAAAFPSSKIISRGNEIKIQGQTPEITKIHEILSSLIDHYHKFGKITHNSVNRYLGTDGVTDEEVIVTSPDVIVYGSKGGIIKAKTPNQQKLVDAVEKNDLVFALGPAGTGKTYVSVALAVRALKNKEVKKIIISRPVVEAGESLGFLPGDMKEKVDPYLRPIYDALEDMIPVEKLKYYQENKIIEIAPLAYMRGRTLNNAFVLLDEAQNTTPAQMKMFLTRMGPNAKLMVNGDWSQVDLPRNQRSGLMEALNILRGVKGIGFVEMSAEDVVRHRLVRDIVNAYSKLEEERRAAREEAKAAEAGEPVKVNGRSRRKVTE, encoded by the coding sequence TTGGTAGAGAAAGTAATAACCTTAGAGAATATATCTCTCATTGACTTTCTGGGAACAGAGAATCAAAACATAAAACAACTTGCTGCGGCATTCCCCAGCAGTAAGATTATATCGAGAGGTAATGAGATCAAGATTCAGGGGCAGACCCCTGAGATCACTAAAATTCATGAAATCCTTTCTTCGCTGATCGATCATTATCATAAGTTTGGAAAGATTACGCATAACAGCGTAAATAGATATCTCGGAACGGATGGTGTGACGGATGAGGAGGTTATCGTGACTTCCCCGGACGTGATCGTGTACGGCAGCAAGGGCGGCATTATCAAAGCCAAAACGCCTAACCAGCAGAAACTGGTGGACGCGGTGGAGAAAAACGACCTGGTGTTTGCCCTGGGCCCGGCCGGTACAGGTAAAACCTACGTGTCGGTGGCCCTGGCAGTGCGGGCCCTCAAGAACAAAGAGGTGAAGAAGATCATCATATCCAGGCCGGTGGTAGAGGCGGGCGAGAGCCTCGGCTTTCTTCCCGGCGATATGAAGGAGAAAGTGGACCCGTACCTGCGCCCGATCTACGATGCGCTGGAGGACATGATCCCGGTGGAGAAGCTGAAGTACTACCAGGAGAACAAGATCATTGAGATAGCGCCGCTGGCTTACATGCGTGGCCGTACGCTGAACAATGCCTTCGTGCTGCTGGATGAGGCGCAGAACACCACGCCGGCCCAGATGAAGATGTTCCTGACCCGTATGGGCCCGAACGCCAAACTGATGGTGAACGGCGACTGGTCGCAGGTGGATTTGCCGCGCAACCAACGCTCCGGCCTGATGGAGGCGCTGAACATTCTGCGTGGCGTGAAGGGCATCGGTTTCGTGGAGATGAGCGCCGAGGACGTGGTGCGCCACCGCCTGGTGCGCGACATCGTGAACGCCTACAGCAAACTGGAGGAGGAGCGCCGTGCCGCCCGCGAGGAGGCCAAGGCTGCCGAAGCCGGTGAGCCTGTAAAGGTGAACGGGCGAAGCAGGAGGAAAGTAACCGAGTAA
- a CDS encoding GNAT family N-acetyltransferase: MIELKRVDNEQDLKAAFAIREKVFVQEQQVPRDAEYDEHEPVASHYLATYAGVACGAARWRKTDAGVKLERFAVLPAYRNKNVGGAVLKAVLQDVQAEQPHQKIYLHAQLPAVNFYKRHGFVEEGDMFSECAINHYKMIYRG, translated from the coding sequence ATGATTGAGCTAAAGCGTGTTGACAACGAGCAGGACCTGAAGGCTGCCTTCGCCATTCGCGAGAAAGTGTTTGTGCAGGAGCAGCAAGTGCCCCGCGATGCCGAGTATGATGAGCATGAGCCGGTTGCCAGCCATTACCTGGCCACCTATGCGGGAGTAGCCTGCGGAGCCGCCCGCTGGCGCAAAACAGATGCCGGCGTTAAGCTGGAGCGCTTTGCCGTGCTGCCGGCCTACCGCAACAAAAACGTAGGAGGCGCGGTATTGAAGGCTGTGCTACAAGATGTACAGGCAGAACAGCCCCACCAGAAGATTTACCTGCACGCCCAGCTGCCGGCCGTAAACTTCTACAAGCGCCACGGCTTTGTGGAAGAAGGCGACATGTTCAGCGAGTGTGCTATCAACCACTATAAAATGATTTACAGAGGCTGA